A genomic region of Leptolyngbya sp. FACHB-261 contains the following coding sequences:
- a CDS encoding GlsB/YeaQ/YmgE family stress response membrane protein: MSILSWVLVGIIAGAIAKAVYPGHQGGGILATVALGILGALIGGFVGSTLLGIAFTGFNIQGLLVAIIGACILLFLYGLVTRSA; this comes from the coding sequence ATGAGTATTCTTTCTTGGGTTTTGGTTGGTATTATCGCTGGTGCGATTGCTAAAGCAGTCTACCCTGGACACCAGGGTGGCGGTATCCTGGCAACGGTGGCTCTTGGCATTCTGGGTGCATTGATTGGTGGTTTCGTAGGTAGCACTCTTTTAGGAATTGCATTTACCGGATTTAACATTCAAGGCTTGCTGGTTGCGATCATCGGCGCTTGCATCCTGCTATTTCTGTATGGTTTGGTTACACGTTCTGCCTAA
- a CDS encoding metal ABC transporter permease — protein MLNLDFTQQLELLQLPFMQRALLGGVLLGLLGGLLGSFAILRQLSFFSHTVGHAALLGIVLGVLLNLDPTLTLLPFTVLFGLGVIYLIDRTDLWSDTVLNIVFSASLALAVIALSFIRSYRGSLMSLLFGDILAINERDLWLCLAVLSICVVSLGLTLRSQMLLTLHEGMAKAQGVAVRWHRAWFVVLLSLAVAVAIKAVGVLLVNAFLVIPAATAKLISRQFTVFVLLSTGVGAVSAVIGMLLSALLNLASGPSIVVAQFALFLVAVVLSRFRLAV, from the coding sequence ATGCTGAACCTGGATTTCACCCAACAGTTGGAGCTACTGCAACTACCCTTCATGCAACGAGCGCTCTTAGGAGGCGTGTTGTTAGGATTATTGGGCGGTTTATTAGGTAGCTTCGCTATTCTGCGTCAACTTTCTTTTTTCAGCCACACGGTCGGCCATGCAGCTCTGTTGGGTATTGTTTTGGGAGTGTTGCTGAACCTAGATCCCACGCTAACGCTGCTGCCTTTCACCGTGCTGTTCGGCTTGGGGGTGATCTATTTAATAGATCGAACAGATCTTTGGAGCGACACCGTTCTTAACATTGTTTTTTCGGCTTCCCTGGCTCTAGCCGTGATTGCTCTCAGTTTTATTCGCAGTTATCGGGGTAGCCTGATGAGCCTGCTGTTCGGCGACATTTTGGCAATCAACGAGCGCGATCTGTGGCTATGTCTCGCTGTTCTGAGTATTTGCGTGGTTTCGCTGGGTCTAACCTTGCGGTCACAGATGCTGCTGACTTTGCACGAAGGTATGGCCAAAGCACAGGGTGTAGCTGTGCGCTGGCATCGGGCTTGGTTTGTGGTACTGCTGTCGTTGGCAGTGGCAGTGGCAATCAAGGCGGTGGGGGTATTGCTGGTGAATGCTTTCTTAGTGATTCCAGCAGCAACGGCTAAACTGATCAGCAGGCAATTTACCGTGTTTGTCCTGCTCTCAACAGGTGTTGGGGCTGTTAGTGCAGTAATCGGGATGCTTTTATCAGCCCTGCTGAACCTGGCCTCCGGCCCTAGTATTGTTGTGGCACAATTTGCCCTATTTCTAGTGGCGGTAGTGCTGTCACGCTTTAGATTAGCCGTTTAA